From Spiroplasma endosymbiont of Amphimallon solstitiale:
GTTAAATTAGGGTGAATAAAGTTAATAGTTACCTGAATTGTAAATATAAATGGGACAGTTTTTTAAAATAATTGTATTAAATCTATTGGTCTTTTATAAGATAGTGATTTTCTGGGTGTAGAATTAATTTGAAATGCTATAGTATTTAAATCTTTTTGTTTATATGAAGATAGATCTGTAGATTTTGGTAAATATCTTCTTAAAATACCATTATTATTTTCATTTAAACCTCTTTGACAAGGTTTACCAGGATCTGCAAAATAAATCTTAACATTACAATTTTTTTCGATTAATTTTCATTTACTAAATTCTTTACCACGATCAAAAGTAATAGTTTTAACTGTTCCTTTTTGTAACTTTGAAATAAATTTTATTATACTTTTTGTAATATTTTCTGATTTATTATTTTTAGTTGCTAAAGGAATTGTGGTTTTTGATCATATATCAGCTAAAGTAATAATAGAACTTTTATGATCTTTACCAATGATAGTATCACCCTCTAAATGACCAAATTCTTCTATATTTTTAATATTAGGAATGATTAAATTTCTTTCATGAATAGACTTACAATTATTAATTCTGCCCCTAGTTTCTTTTTGTTTGTGAGGTTTATTTTTTCCTTTTCTCAATAAGTTATTTTCATCAAAACCCATTCGATTTGTTTTAAACATGTTATATAAAGTTTTTGTTGAAATACTTTTTATTTTATTTTCCTTTAAAAAATTAGCAATTATATCAAGAGCATAATTTTTAGTAATTAACAAATGATTAATAGTATTAATTTCTATTAAAGTTAAAATTATTAATTTTCTACCTGCATTTTGTTTATTTTTTTGAATTTTATTCAATATTTCTAATGGTAATAAGTTTTGATTTAATAATCTACAAACTCTATGTACAGTTGATTTACTATAATCAATGGCTTTTGCTATTTTACGAATCGAAAATCCATAACTTTTATATTCTTTTATTGATTCAATAGTCAGATACTTATACATTGTGCTAATTCCTTTCTTTTCTTAATTATAGAATTAACACAATTTAATTTTTATATAAGTGTCCTTTTTAATTTTACAATTCAGGTTATAATTTAATTTTCTTTAAATAAAAGACAACTTTAAATTATTAATTGTTATAAATATTATAACCCTAAATAGGGTTAATGTCAAGTCTTAATATAGATTTTATTAACTTTTATAAATTGAAAATTCCTAACTATTTAGGTTTAGATTTATTAAGTTTTAAAATATTAAAGTAAAAGTTTTAACTTATTAATTCTTGCTGAATTAATTATAAGCATATTATCAAGTACTTTATCATTATAAATTTTAGCACCATATCCTTTTAAAGATTTAACAAGATGTGATACATCACTTTCAGCACAAACTCCTTGATTTCAATTTTCTTTTTGATTTATAACACCATCTTTATTATTTTTAAAATATTTATATATTTCTTCATTTACATTATTTTCTTTTAAATAATCTAATAATTGATAATATTCACCATTAACAAATAAATTATATGCATTTGTTAATTTTTTATTATCTACTTTTCTATTAATAATAAATCCTTTTTTAAGTGCTTTAAATGCATGATGTCTATCAATTACATAAGGAATATTTTCTTTTTTAGCAGTAGTTTTAATTCAAGGTGCACCATCACCAATAAATACTAAACTACTTTTATTATAAAAAAATTGTAAATCAAGAAATTCATAAATTTTATCAATTAATTCTTGTCTTTTAATTCTTTGACCATTTCTAGTTTTCATATAAGTAATTTTTTTATCTTTTAAAACGTTTCTACTTTTAGTAGATTTTTCTTTTAATTTTGTAGAAAAGTAATGATACATGATAAAGTGTTATTTTTAGAGAATTTTTACACTAAATAATGTTACTTTTAACAAATTTTTAATTAAAAATAATATTTTAAGTGTAAATTGATGAATAATTTTTGGTCATCCATACTTTTCTACATAATTAAAAGATTTTTCTAAATCTTTACCTTTATTTGCACTAATTGTACGAATACGATTTTTTTGTTTTTTATTATTAAATAATGAAGATATAAAACA
This genomic window contains:
- a CDS encoding IS30 family transposase; this encodes MYKYLTIESIKEYKSYGFSIRKIAKAIDYSKSTVHRVCRLLNQNLLPLEILNKIQKNKQNAGRKLIILTLIEINTINHLLITKNYALDIIANFLKENKIKSISTKTLYNMFKTNRMGFDENNLLRKGKNKPHKQKETRGRINNCKSIHERNLIIPNIKNIEEFGHLEGDTIIGKDHKSSIITLADIWSKTTIPLATKNNKSENITKSIIKFISKLQKGTVKTITFDRGKEFSKWKLIEKNCNVKIYFADPGKPCQRGLNENNNGILRRYLPKSTDLSSYKQKDLNTIAFQINSTPRKSLSYKRPIDLIQLF